The DNA region TAATGGTGTTGTTTACTGTGGTTGTACAGAGTTTAAGCTGTAGATGAATGGACCCCACCCCTAATGGCTTTTACATCTGCCACTCACACACAGTCCTTGTTAAGCATTTCAGACAGTGTGTGACTGACTTAAAGAAGCCATGTTTATTTAATAGACCACAAATGCCATTTAAATGCCCCTTGATTTTAGTTCAAATATGTAAATTAAGCTTACTTTTAATTCAGTCGTTTTATTCTAGAGAATCAAACGAAGtcataaagtaaataaaaactgTACTTACATCTTGAGAAGACGTAGTATTTGTATCCGTCTGGTTCTCTGTTGTTGGGGACCgacacagcagctgtgattgTGGAGGGGAAGCCTCTCCAGGTTTTCTGGATGTTGATGGGAGCCTCTAGAACTGACACTGATAAACAGTAACAAGTGAAAATCCTAACTCTCTTCAtgattaatatatatatttttccatGGATCACCTGCTTGTCGAGCCACACGGTTGCGGACTGTATAAATGGCGTACTGAACCTTTTTGCCACATGTTGGTCTGGTGCCAAACTGATATGAATATCTCTGGACCGTTCCCCCTGGAAACATAATTCATTCGTGATTGGATTCAACAACAGATTGAACCGTGTAAAACAAGTCCTAAAGTCTAATGAAGGCAGAAGTTATCACCTCTCTTAAAGAAGTACACGGACTCTCTCCTGCTGCGGTGCTGAGGCACAGACAGGGCAGCTGTGATGTGGCCCCGCAGCCCATCAAAGCCGGTTTCAATGACTCTAGGGAAACCGGGGTCCAGAACACCGTTCTCAAACCTCCAGTACTGTGGTCCCTGTCAACGGCACATTAGCACCAAGAGTCAACCGCAAGCAGCTGAACTGTagcagtgcatcatgggaaagcAGTGGCCAACCATAACTGTGATTGAGTCAGTGCACCTGAGAGAGCACAAATACCTTGAAAATGTAGGTTTTGCCCTGACAGTTGCAGCGAGTGAACACCGTATCCACAGGGGACGGGACGCCCCACACTTCTGTGATGCCTCGCGCTGGACCTGGATTCCTGTTACTGTCCAGAAGCCAGAAGTAGTGTCCTGTAAGTACAAATTAGTCCACGATTAGAAGATGTTCCTCTTTTCAATCCCTTACATGCTTCAGTAAAAGTATGCAATGCCTTTTGTTTATAATAAAATTGTGTaagtgctttgtgtgtttcaatTGATTAGCGCTAACCTCTGAAAACTACCGTTGTGCCGTTCCTCAGTGTAGTAACTGCGCCGACAGGGCGTCCACTACACAGGTCTGTGTCGTTGCGGTCATCTGAAAAAGTAACACACTCACTCATCTGTTGTTATTTACACCACGGACAGGCAGTGGTGGGCCGGGCCACGGGCCGTCAGGCGTTGGACCCAGAAGCTGGCacttctttctttgttttatttacagtgtgtgaaaaCTCCCACCTCTGGCACTTAATTTAATGTAGCTGCGCTTTGAAGGATGCTTCACACAGgaacacaataaaaaacagcTCAGCTCATAAACCAGACTCCGACCAGTAATAAAACTGGGCCAGAAGACGGGGCCACCGCCACCAATATTGCTGAAATAGATTAAATTTCAGCAGAAAATCCTGAAAAGAATTTAAGATACATGAACTAAAATGTGCCTGGTCGAGGTCTATGTAGTAATGAGCTCATAACTCACCTGCTGGATCTTGACTGTTCGTAGTTTGTGCATCGTCCAGAGGTTTAGTACCAGGTTTAGTGGTGGCTTTTACCTCAGCAGGTTCAATCGGTGCTGGTTCGTAGGTGCTGGGCTCCCCGGGTACTGAAGAGGTTTCAGTCGGGTCGGGTTTGGACGCTGTTGAGGTGACCTCCACTGGATCAGTGGGAGGGGTTTCTGGTGTAATGCTTTGACTGTCCGGCTCCACAGGAGCAAAGGTACTCGGAGCCTGAGTCGTCGAGGTATCGGGCTCGGTCGAGGTCCCGGGTCCGGCTGGATCGGAGCGTGTTGTAGCAACGCTTGGAGTCTCAGCATCGCCTGGCTCAGGCTGTGAAGTGGTTGGGTCTGGACTGGGTGTCAGgtgtgctgcaggtgaggcCTGGGTGCTCTGGGGAACGCTGGGGTCCTGTGTAGGTTCTACAGACGAGTAGGAGGCTGCGCTGAAGGATGTGGTTGTAACTTCTGGCTCCGGAGAAGAGGCCTCCGTTGGGTTTGTCTCTGGAATAGTGTCGCCTTCAGGCGCTTGTCCTGAGCTGTCCGACTTCGTGGCGCTGGATGAAGCCACAGAAGGCTGCATGGAGGCACGAGGCGCTGTGGTCGCCGTGGAGTCGGCTGAGGGGAGAAAATCACCCACATCTGGAGGAGAAGATTTTCACCTTTAACCCTTCGCAGTACTTAACAGTGGGAGTAGGCTTCCATTTACCACCTGTCACACACCTGTGCTCTCGGTGGCGCCTTCTCCACTGGACATGTAAAGTGTGGAGGTGCCGTCATCAGCCTGCGTTGCCGTCTCTGTGGGTGAGAGGAGCGTGACTGTTTCCGTGGTGACCGCCACGGTGGGTCCGGCCTCTTCACTGGGGTCGGCTGTGAAACCGTAGCCGCTGGGGAGGATCGGGTCGCCCTGATCTAAAGGGGAGCACGGAGACGTTGAATTCACCGAAGGAAGTGGCGttagttttaatttttaaattaaattttaagtTTTCATTCCATTGCTCACCTTTAATAGGATCATCTGGAGGATATGATGCACTGACCATTGGatcatctgcagaaacacacacacaaacgtaaaAAATCTCTGAAAAAATCAatgctgtgtctgtttttgtttttcctacaTTTTCTTTCTTGGGTGTTGACATTGACTAGACTTTGACATTTCAGATGTAAAatgtcacagacacacattatCTTCTATCAAACCTTTCCAAGTTTAAAACCTCATTGAAAGCGTCCCGCCTTCTTGGATTCGTTCTGTGGTTTCCTCTCTGACCTTCCCTCTCACCCATGACTGAATTCcttctttgtgtttcctttggCCGGTGAGCTTTGTGTTAGTGGGAATTGGCCACTAACGTAAAGCAGAGCGGCAGATTCACAAGCCATTGATCAAGTTTAATAGAGTGAGAGGCTCTTGAGGAGCGCAGTCACCTGCAGTCTTACCTTCACTGAAAGGTTGGTCTATGCCTTTATTCAGGGCTGGTTCTGTGGGaataatcacaaacaaagcagccttCAGTTCTGTCATCGTGTGCATTGACTCTTGAACTAGTCTTTGCTACTGCTCCACTCATTCCTCTTGTGCTAATTACTTAGACAATTAGTCTTAATTGGACCCGGGAGCCCACCTTCAGCGTCACAGTGACTCTTGTAATCTGAGCAGCACTGGTTGTACTTCAAGCAGTCGGAGTCACAGCTGCACCGACGGCCTCGCTTGAAGATTTCTCCGCAACGGCCTTTACACGAGTTTCCTGttgcacacaaacaacacacttcAACCCAACGGACCTGCACAGTGAGACTGGACAGTGTCGATTATGTGTGAAAGCCGCTCTTTTGATGGATGAAGTATGGGAAAATGAACAGAAAggtgttcatgtgtttgttgtaGTATTTCAGAGAAAACTCACTTGTGGTGCATTTGGATTCATAGTCATGGCAGCACTCTCCATAAGACAGGCAGCCGTAATCACACTGGCACATAAAACCCCTGTAGTACTCGGTACCGCAGCGTCCCTTACAGCTCGCTGTCAATGCAGTGAAGGGAAACATAATCACATAAAAATGTCTTGtaattttacaataaattaatCTAAAAGTTGAAAGTAGAATATATTGACAATAAGGAGATAGGGATAAAATATCACAGACTACTCACTTTGAGCAGCAGTAAATGTCAGGACAGAAGCCAGCACAGTAACAGCATAAAACACAGTGGAGGACATCCTCATGAAAACCTGCAACTGgaaaaactgaatgaatgaatgaatgggaTTTCAGTGTTCGTACCTGAAAACCTGGAGAGTCatggaagaaaatgaaaagtaacTCACTTTGTCGGCACTTCTCTGTCTGACTCGTGCTGAAGTTTGTCTCCGGCTCCTTTTAAAGAGCCCGGACCGACTGGGCGACTTCCACCTACGCCAGTCTAATTAAAGGTGTGGTGATCTCACAGGCTGCAGGGAGGATCCAGACCATCGTCCAGACATCACGGTTCCTCACAAACAGCTGGCAGAACATCAACACACGCCTGCGCCAGACAGACATGTGACCTCACACTCTTCCCGGCAAAACATTGTAACCTGTCAGATTAGTGTCACAGACAGAGAAGTCCTTTAACTGTTAAAACGGTAGTTGGATGCAGATGATGAAAGGAAACTTATGTACGTTTTTTTACTATTGCTTTCAAGTGGTTGCTGGTGTTATATAAAAAGGAATTATCTGAGGAAACATATTGATGTTTATGTGTAACGCAAGTGATTTACCGTAGGATTCGTCCTGCATGTACAGATGTGGAGGATGATGGTCTACACAGCTTGTGTAGTTTATCAAACACACTTGTTTTCCTCAGTGCAGCTGTCAATAATATAGATACAAAATActtaagaaataaatcaaaaccactctaatttttataatttattaactCATCCAGTGATGGGAGACATCTGTTAATTTGATATTTTGCTAATTTAGTGTGAGACatgaaaactagaaaaaaaaacacagcaataaaacaacaacaagctaaaCTGATCAACATCTGTCGACCATATTAAGTAACTACATGTGACTGTGATTGCTGCTGAAGTTTACAGTATTACTGTAGTTTTCTTTATTACATGGgaacaagaacaacaacctTTAAGATCCCAGACTGTTAAGTGGCCTGACGTATTTTAGCAGTCAGGGTTTCTACATAGTTTATGGTTGTAAGTGTTGTTAGTCCGCGTCATGTCATGTCTGTGGTATTTTCCCATCATGTCATAGTCTAAGTAGAGGAAAAATGCTCATTAGTGCACTTGTGTCAAGTTTGCAATAAAAGCAGAGTCTGCTAAACACTCAGATAACCACAGACTCTAAGAGGAAATCTACACCCACATGTATCTACAACAGCAGTATAATAAGAGGAAATATGAAGCCTTAATTAGACCTGGAGACAATTCATGTTCCATGAGTATCTGAGGGTAGAAGGTGGAGTGAGtgtgccccctggtggccgcaAGGTTTGGTGCGCTCTCCTGCTCGTTATCACACTGCACAGCTTTGCAGACACATTACAGCATGAGCAGAATCTGCGCTCTGCTTCAGACCCTGCAGTTACTGTGATGCACCcgagaggatgaggagcgaatgaatgaatgacactTAATGACAACATGCAAAACGCTTCAGCAGTTTTGAGTCCCAGTGAAAATGTGTGGTAGTGTGTTTTCAGAGGATTTTTCTCCAGTTTgtgtaacatttaaaacattaagcAACACTGTGCAATAATGTCAAGATTTACAAAACTGTATTGGACTTTAGTTTAAAtatatgtaataaatatttattgtttttcaatCCATAGAGAGTATATGTCTATCTTTTTTATGTATTACAGTGATCTGCCAATTTAAAGCAGGTGTGAAATGTTAATCTTCGACTTGTCTGGGCTTCTGCTGTAGCTTTCTCTCCAGGACTTTGTCTCGATCGTCTTCCTCTGCACTCAGGTGAGTCCACAGAGAAACACTTGGCATGGAGACAATCAGTAAAAGGCAGTAATATCACTTCGCCTCCTGGGGAGATGAGAAGCCCAACGAGGGGAATTTCAGCTGTTCCTTTGGATCCAAAGCTGCGCCTGTGCTTTGTGAGCGTCGGAGCCCATCTTCGGTCTTGGCAGTTTTAATCAGCCAGCCTGTTCACGCAGAAGAAATGAGCTCAGTAAGAGGCAGAAACGTGGAGACCCGGAGGAGAAGAGGTGATGCAGATCATGTGCTAACAGGGGGTTCtgcaaaatccactttaaaACCAACGCAGTTGGCCAAAGGGCTGTACACACTTAAGATAAATGAGCATCCTCAAGATGTCCAAACAGAAAATAGCACAACAATCATCACCGTTGTCATCAGAGTATGAACACTGTTTAATTCCTGTGATCAGTCATATAATTATCAAGCTTGACTAGAAAGTCAGGAGAGGTTCTGCTTCTGAATGACCCAATGTCCACTAATGTCCAGCTGAAATAATGACAGTGTCTGTAACAACATATTTGTCCACAGGGTGAACGTATGATGACGTATGAGAACATGCTCACAAAGGACCTTTAGAGGGAGACAAAAGAAAGCACATATGCTGGTGTCTGAAACGAAACACTTGTGCAGTAAGAATAGACCAACAGGTGGCAGGGACTGACGAGGCATAATTAAATTCAACAGctcatttggttttatttgggaGATTGCACTGCGGATTAAAGGCTCAAAAGATTATCCTCTGATTCATTTGTGCGTTCAGATGGAAGCGAGAGGAGCGCTGCCAATTAGACTGTTCACAAAGAGACGGGATTTCAGTACATCTACTCGTTTAAAGTCTCACTCTCACACTGAACACATGGAAAAAGCAGTGCTCGATGACCTGCGTGCTGTTTGGCTCACGGCTGTTATTCTCTGTGCACATAACTCTGATAAGATCTGCTGCCTTGTGAGGTTGTGGTTAAATGTTCTCTTTCTGTCGTCAGCTCGGTGGAAGCGATGACGGTCTAAGAGGCACAGCAGgtacacagcagcaggaagccttCACCCTCACACCACGCTCTGATGCACCCTGTGCTGCAGCCCCTCCAGCAGGGGACTCTCCCGGCTTTGATGTGTGCAAACACCTGAAAGGACACGTCCACAGCTGTGgatcaacaaaaacacacgcattCGGGTGCCGTTCGTTCGAGGGTGCATAAATACAAAAGCAAGTACCACCTATGTGAGAGGTTCAGAGTCAGATTCTGAGATCAACGGGAGGATGCTGATAATCCAAATGAAGCAAGCAGCGTTTCCATCCACGTGCCAGCACCTATTGACTGCAGGCTTTTCCGTTTCACATTATGAATTCACATGTGCTCCAGACGTAATTAAAGAGCCGATGGAGAAGATGGTTTTACTGTACCTTCTCTCTGTCAATCACCCTGCACCTTGGCAGGCCTGCTGCCTTTACCTCCCCCAGGACTTCTGCTTGTATCGCAGCTATTTTATCTGACTTTGATGAGGAGATAAATATATTCCTCTCACTTTTCCTGATTTAGCTCCTGTGCTGGTACGCTCATTAACCTTCGAGCCGCACCTGTGTTACATGCGTTCACTTATGATGACATTGGTTTAAACTGTCGAGGGGATCCTTTTTCGTCCTTCTAACTCGACAAGTTGTTTTGCAGACTTGTAATTAATTCATGCTTGTTAATGGGTGTGTGATTTATTTTGGCCCAGCAGGGTTTAACTTAATGACATTTCACATTAGAAACTGAATTACACATCCATGACTTGGGATTGAGATATTATCACTCTGATACACTGGGTCTTCTGAATCTCtgcatgtttgttaaaagacaAATCTATTAACTGACTATTTTGTATAGGGGTAAATTCCAAATATCCCTATTCcccaaacatccatccatccattttccaagctgcttattcccatatgcggggtcgcaggggtgctggagcttaacccagctgactatgggcgagaggcggggtacatatttatttttaattaaaacactaGTGTTTAAAATACTATATTTATGTGTATTAacgctgtatgtgtgtgcatagcATAATAGCATTACTGTGTATATGTTGACACATATGTTAGATGCAAGAGTATATGCTAGTATATATGTTTACAATTCTTTTTACCCATGTCATCAAATTAAATGCACTAGTTTTAcgtaaacataaataaacacaattccAATCAGGCATTGAAATGACCTCCTCCTATAGCATCCTTTCAGATGAGAGTctcattacccagaatgcattgtgaAGCAAAATACAAATAACATACATATAAAAAGATACTTTGTTAATTGCATATGCCATTTATGCTTGTTACTAATAACATAGATAAGCCTTGATTGCCCAGGTTTCTTTAATTTGCACAACATATGAATCCTTCAGCGcttttttacagtttattttttgCTGCCTGAATAATTTGATTCATCAATCAAAGCACAGACCACCTTTCCACTGTATGTATGCTGTGGGCTTTACCTT from Betta splendens chromosome 4, fBetSpl5.4, whole genome shotgun sequence includes:
- the prg4b gene encoding proteoglycan 4b isoform X1, with the translated sequence MRMSSTVFYAVTVLASVLTFTAAQTSCKGRCGTEYYRGFMCQCDYGCLSYGECCHDYESKCTTRNSCKGRCGEIFKRGRRCSCDSDCLKYNQCCSDYKSHCDAEEPALNKGIDQPFSEDDPMVSASYPPDDPIKDQGDPILPSGYGFTADPSEEAGPTVAVTTETVTLLSPTETATQADDGTSTLYMSSGEGATESTDVGDFLPSADSTATTAPRASMQPSVASSSATKSDSSGQAPEGDTIPETNPTEASSPEPEVTTTSFSAASYSSVEPTQDPSVPQSTQASPAAHLTPSPDPTTSQPEPGDAETPSVATTRSDPAGPGTSTEPDTSTTQAPSTFAPVEPDSQSITPETPPTDPVEVTSTASKPDPTETSSVPGEPSTYEPAPIEPAEVKATTKPGTKPLDDAQTTNSQDPADDRNDTDLCSGRPVGAVTTLRNGTTVVFRGHYFWLLDSNRNPGPARGITEVWGVPSPVDTVFTRCNCQGKTYIFKGPQYWRFENGVLDPGFPRVIETGFDGLRGHITAALSVPQHRSRRESVYFFKRGGTVQRYSYQFGTRPTCGKKVQYAIYTVRNRVARQAVSVLEAPINIQKTWRGFPSTITAAVSVPNNREPDGYKYYVFSRSKSYSVKMDGQHPAIAASNANTSPQSKEFFTCPKKA
- the prg4b gene encoding proteoglycan 4b isoform X2 is translated as MRMSSTVFYAVTVLASVLTFTAAQTSCKGRCGTEYYRGFMCQCDYGCLSYGECCHDYESKCTTRNSCKGRCGEIFKRGRRCSCDSDCLKYNQCCSDYKSHCDAEEPALNKGIDQPFSEDDPMVSASYPPDDPIKDQGDPILPSGYGFTADPSEEAGPTVAVTTETVTLLSPTETATQADDGTSTLYMSSGEGATESTADSTATTAPRASMQPSVASSSATKSDSSGQAPEGDTIPETNPTEASSPEPEVTTTSFSAASYSSVEPTQDPSVPQSTQASPAAHLTPSPDPTTSQPEPGDAETPSVATTRSDPAGPGTSTEPDTSTTQAPSTFAPVEPDSQSITPETPPTDPVEVTSTASKPDPTETSSVPGEPSTYEPAPIEPAEVKATTKPGTKPLDDAQTTNSQDPADDRNDTDLCSGRPVGAVTTLRNGTTVVFRGHYFWLLDSNRNPGPARGITEVWGVPSPVDTVFTRCNCQGKTYIFKGPQYWRFENGVLDPGFPRVIETGFDGLRGHITAALSVPQHRSRRESVYFFKRGGTVQRYSYQFGTRPTCGKKVQYAIYTVRNRVARQAVSVLEAPINIQKTWRGFPSTITAAVSVPNNREPDGYKYYVFSRSKSYSVKMDGQHPAIAASNANTSPQSKEFFTCPKKA